From Spartinivicinus ruber, the proteins below share one genomic window:
- a CDS encoding ParA family protein, whose product MRVWAVSNQKGGVGKTTTVVTLGGLLGSLNKKVLLVDLDPHASLTCYFKYDPDHLEHSVFDLFQYQGNVPESLPGQLVLETNHPNVNFLPATTAIATLERKLAGEGGYGLVLSKALAHLWDHFDFVLIDTPPQLGVLMVNALAASERLLIPVQTEFLAIKGLERMMHTLDMINHSRKTQLPYLIVPTLFDRRTHASIAALRTLRSNYAEHVWQSIIPVDTKFRDASEQGIAVHELDNHTRGVKAYRHLLKDLLKLQTKVISKAVS is encoded by the coding sequence GTGAGAGTGTGGGCGGTATCTAATCAAAAGGGGGGCGTGGGGAAAACCACCACGGTTGTGACCCTTGGAGGCTTATTAGGTAGCTTAAATAAAAAAGTTTTACTAGTTGATTTAGATCCTCATGCCTCATTAACCTGTTACTTTAAGTATGACCCTGATCACCTAGAGCATAGTGTGTTCGACTTATTCCAATATCAAGGGAATGTGCCAGAAAGCTTGCCTGGTCAGCTGGTGTTGGAAACTAATCATCCCAATGTCAATTTTTTGCCTGCCACTACAGCTATTGCGACGTTAGAGCGAAAGCTTGCGGGGGAAGGTGGATATGGATTAGTGCTTTCAAAGGCATTAGCCCATCTATGGGATCACTTTGACTTTGTTTTAATTGATACTCCCCCCCAGTTAGGAGTGCTGATGGTCAATGCCTTGGCTGCTAGTGAACGACTGTTGATTCCAGTTCAAACTGAGTTTTTAGCCATTAAAGGATTAGAGAGAATGATGCATACCCTGGATATGATTAATCATTCCAGGAAAACGCAACTCCCTTACTTAATTGTGCCCACGCTCTTTGATCGGCGCACCCATGCCAGTATTGCGGCATTAAGAACATTGCGGTCAAATTACGCCGAGCATGTTTGGCAATCTATTATTCCAGTGGATACCAAGTTTCGTGATGCTAGTGAACAAGGTATTGCTGTGCATGAATTAGATAACCATACTCGTGGTGTAAAGGCATATCGACATTTATTAAAAGATTTACTGAAGTTGCAAACCAAGGTGATATCAAAGGCGGTGAGTTAA
- a CDS encoding protein-glutamate methylesterase/protein-glutamine glutaminase, translating to MAIRVLIVDDSGFFRRRVSEILKTDPQIQVVGTADNGREAVEKNLELKPDVITMDYEMPVMDGITAMVKIMETHPTPVLMFSSLTHEGARVTLDALEAGAVDYLPKNFEDISRNSAELRKTLCDRVKAVARSHIQGKPKLAEPASAPAAPTAPTAPTPTPAAAKSKKIIHNLASTDAVAGKVVSYNRGAARHKLVAIGTSTGGPVALQKVLTALPGNFPAPILLVQHMPGTFTRAFAERLHRLCQINVKEAEDGDQLKPGVALLAPGGKQLMVDSRGGGTVRVLEGDERLNYKPCVDVTFGSAAKAFGDKVLAVVLTGMGADGREGARMLKAKGSKIWAQDQESCVIFGMPMAVINANLADEVVNLDNLSQRLVEAI from the coding sequence GTGGCCATTAGAGTGCTAATTGTCGATGATTCTGGTTTTTTTCGTCGTCGGGTGAGTGAGATATTAAAAACCGATCCCCAAATACAGGTGGTAGGCACAGCTGATAATGGCAGGGAAGCGGTAGAAAAAAACCTGGAGCTTAAACCTGATGTCATCACCATGGATTATGAAATGCCGGTAATGGATGGTATTACCGCGATGGTTAAAATTATGGAAACCCACCCAACCCCGGTATTGATGTTTTCTTCTTTGACCCATGAAGGAGCGCGAGTGACTCTTGATGCATTGGAAGCGGGTGCTGTCGATTATTTACCGAAAAATTTTGAAGATATTTCCAGAAATAGTGCGGAATTACGAAAAACTCTCTGTGACCGGGTAAAAGCAGTAGCACGTAGTCATATCCAAGGTAAACCCAAGCTAGCTGAACCTGCTTCTGCACCAGCAGCACCAACTGCGCCTACTGCACCAACACCAACGCCGGCAGCTGCGAAGTCGAAAAAAATTATCCATAACTTGGCATCTACAGACGCAGTAGCCGGTAAAGTTGTGAGTTATAATCGGGGGGCTGCTCGACATAAGCTGGTGGCGATTGGTACTTCAACGGGTGGGCCTGTGGCATTACAGAAAGTGCTGACAGCGTTACCTGGTAATTTTCCTGCACCTATTTTACTGGTTCAGCATATGCCTGGCACTTTTACTAGAGCGTTTGCTGAGCGGCTGCATCGATTGTGTCAGATTAATGTTAAAGAGGCTGAAGATGGTGATCAGTTAAAGCCAGGAGTTGCCTTGTTAGCACCTGGTGGGAAACAGTTGATGGTGGATAGTCGGGGGGGAGGAACTGTCCGGGTATTGGAAGGTGATGAGCGGTTGAATTATAAGCCCTGTGTGGATGTAACCTTTGGTTCAGCGGCAAAAGCATTTGGTGATAAAGTGTTAGCAGTTGTCTTAACCGGGATGGGGGCAGATGGCAGGGAAGGGGCACGGATGTTAAAAGCCAAAGGTTCTAAAATATGGGCGCAGGATCAGGAAAGCTGTGTCATTTTTGGGATGCCAATGGCAGTAATTAATGCTAATTTGGCCGATGAAGTGGTTAATTTGGATAACCTTAGCCAACGGTTAGTGGAAGCTATCTAA
- the motD gene encoding flagellar motor protein MotD → MTRRRLREEHENHERWLVSYADFITLLFAFFVVMYSISSVNEGKYRILSETLVGVFSEPDRSLKPIQVGDVTQRFPDKPVDIIQVPDAYDMTLDDSETEQPKDDSLAQLQSQFSETFSDLISKDLLTITGNELWVEIELKSNLLFVSGDSIPSNAAFDIIKQVANILKNYQNPLHVEGFTDNMPINTNQFPTNWELSASRAAAVVRLLASYGVDPRRMAAVGYGQFQPIASNETLEGRRQNRRVVLVISKNLDTRHGVNTAGGRNNPTSIQ, encoded by the coding sequence ATGACAAGACGTAGACTTCGAGAAGAGCACGAAAATCATGAGCGTTGGTTAGTTTCTTATGCTGATTTTATAACCCTGCTATTTGCTTTTTTTGTGGTGATGTATTCTATTTCTTCCGTGAATGAAGGCAAGTATCGTATTTTATCTGAAACCTTGGTAGGAGTATTTAGTGAGCCGGATCGTTCATTGAAGCCAATTCAAGTAGGTGATGTTACCCAACGTTTTCCTGATAAGCCAGTAGATATTATTCAAGTGCCTGATGCCTATGATATGACGTTGGATGACAGTGAAACTGAACAGCCTAAAGATGACAGCCTTGCTCAATTGCAAAGTCAGTTTAGTGAAACTTTTTCAGATTTAATTAGTAAAGATTTATTGACTATTACTGGGAATGAGCTGTGGGTGGAAATAGAGTTAAAAAGTAATTTGTTGTTTGTCAGTGGTGATTCAATCCCTTCTAATGCGGCTTTTGATATTATAAAGCAGGTGGCTAATATACTTAAAAATTACCAAAATCCGCTGCATGTTGAGGGCTTTACTGACAATATGCCCATTAATACCAATCAATTTCCTACTAACTGGGAACTTTCAGCCTCAAGGGCGGCGGCGGTTGTGAGATTGTTAGCCAGTTATGGTGTAGACCCAAGGCGGATGGCGGCTGTGGGGTATGGTCAATTTCAACCGATTGCTTCTAATGAAACCCTAGAAGGACGGCGACAAAATCGCCGGGTAGTGTTAGTGATTTCAAAAAATCTAGATACCAGACATGGAGTGAATACTGCGGGGGGGCGTAATAACCCTACCAGCATTCAGTAA
- a CDS encoding flagellar motor protein, with product MDVLSVVGVILAILAIIGGNYLEGGHVSALVNGPAAIIVFGGTLGAAFIQTSAISFKRAMQMFLWIFIPPQFEIQEGISKVVTWSMTARKEGLLGLEAIADAEVDDFARKGLQLLVDGSEPDVLRNVMEVDLYAVETRDMQAAKVFESMGGYSPTIGIIGAVMGLIHVMGNLADPSQLGSGIATAFVATIYGVAFANLFLLPAANKLKFCIHRQSLYREMMIEGILSIADGENPRAIELKLQGFTN from the coding sequence ATGGATGTGTTAAGTGTGGTGGGGGTTATCCTCGCTATTTTAGCCATTATAGGTGGTAATTACCTGGAAGGGGGACATGTATCCGCATTAGTGAATGGACCTGCGGCAATAATTGTATTTGGTGGCACGCTGGGCGCTGCTTTTATTCAAACCTCTGCCATCAGCTTTAAGCGGGCCATGCAAATGTTTTTATGGATATTTATTCCACCGCAGTTTGAAATTCAGGAAGGCATCAGTAAAGTGGTGACTTGGAGTATGACTGCACGTAAGGAAGGACTACTAGGGTTAGAAGCAATAGCGGATGCGGAAGTAGATGATTTTGCCCGAAAAGGGTTGCAGTTGTTAGTTGATGGCAGTGAGCCTGATGTGTTGAGAAATGTCATGGAGGTGGACTTATATGCGGTAGAAACCCGTGATATGCAGGCTGCAAAGGTATTTGAAAGTATGGGGGGGTATTCACCAACGATTGGTATCATTGGCGCTGTAATGGGGTTAATCCATGTTATGGGTAACTTGGCAGATCCTTCTCAGTTAGGCTCCGGTATTGCCACGGCATTTGTTGCTACAATTTATGGTGTGGCCTTTGCCAACTTGTTTTTATTACCGGCAGCGAATAAATTAAAGTTTTGCATTCACCGCCAAAGTCTTTACCGGGAAATGATGATTGAAGGGATATTATCGATAGCAGATGGTGAAAATCCACGGGCTATTGAATTAAAGTTACAAGGTTTTACTAACTAA
- the flhF gene encoding flagellar biosynthesis protein FlhF: MTIKRYFAADMRQAMRLVKNDLGVDATILNQQKVAGGVEVIATLELPQPTKPPRPMAEPLFNEDQQQLRTALNQAKQAINRAQLGGAAANDVNLQLRSRASTTVANHAASKQSTATVLQPNFSDHQFSALQNEVSGMRALLEQQLGQLGWLKYCKQSPAKAQLWKKLQAIGFSGPYCQQLLANLPAEQQGVDAWRHLLASIVKKLPVTSKDIVDQGGIFACVGPTGAGKTTTIGKLATRYALNHGTSQLALVTMDTYRIGATDQIKTLGKILNVPVKIVGNGHQLQMALDSFQKKSLVLIDTAGLNHQDPKLQLQLSILNQVRPMVRGLLVLSTTSQQQVLQVAYNTYSQTRLVGGVLTKLDEASSLGETVELLMDKHLAVSYITDGQRIPDDIHQARAHQVISRAVALSQHAELADSELMSAYMQANPMAATSPVQANVG; encoded by the coding sequence ATGACAATAAAACGTTATTTTGCAGCGGATATGCGACAGGCCATGCGGCTGGTGAAAAATGATTTAGGAGTTGATGCCACCATTCTAAATCAGCAAAAAGTCGCAGGGGGGGTTGAAGTAATAGCTACCTTGGAGCTACCACAACCGACTAAACCACCTCGTCCAATGGCCGAGCCACTATTCAATGAAGACCAACAACAACTCCGTACGGCACTTAATCAAGCGAAGCAAGCAATTAACAGAGCCCAGCTGGGCGGTGCTGCAGCGAATGATGTTAATTTGCAGTTAAGGTCAAGAGCTTCGACAACTGTAGCCAATCATGCGGCCTCAAAACAGTCAACGGCAACTGTATTACAGCCTAACTTCAGTGATCATCAGTTTAGTGCACTACAAAATGAGGTCAGTGGGATGCGGGCTTTATTAGAGCAGCAGCTTGGCCAGTTGGGTTGGTTAAAATATTGTAAGCAAAGCCCTGCCAAAGCACAGTTATGGAAAAAGCTGCAGGCCATTGGCTTTAGCGGACCCTATTGTCAGCAACTATTAGCGAATTTACCCGCTGAGCAACAAGGTGTGGATGCTTGGCGTCATTTATTAGCCAGTATTGTAAAAAAACTGCCAGTGACTTCCAAAGATATCGTTGATCAAGGGGGAATATTTGCTTGTGTCGGGCCAACAGGTGCAGGAAAAACCACCACCATTGGCAAGCTGGCTACTCGTTATGCCTTAAACCATGGTACTAGTCAGCTGGCATTAGTAACGATGGATACCTACCGAATTGGGGCGACAGACCAAATAAAAACCTTAGGTAAAATATTAAATGTGCCAGTTAAAATAGTTGGGAATGGACACCAGTTACAAATGGCGTTAGATAGTTTCCAGAAAAAATCCTTGGTCCTCATTGATACGGCTGGGCTAAACCACCAAGACCCTAAATTGCAGCTACAATTATCTATATTAAATCAGGTACGCCCAATGGTGAGAGGGTTGCTTGTGTTATCGACAACTAGTCAGCAACAAGTGCTACAAGTGGCTTATAACACTTATAGCCAGACTCGGTTGGTAGGTGGTGTATTAACGAAGTTGGATGAAGCTTCCAGCCTGGGTGAGACGGTTGAGCTACTAATGGATAAACATCTTGCGGTTTCTTATATCACTGATGGACAACGAATTCCGGATGATATTCATCAAGCTCGGGCTCACCAAGTGATCAGTCGCGCGGTGGCACTCAGCCAACATGCTGAATTAGCAGACAGTGAATTAATGTCTGCTTATATGCAGGCTAACCCAATGGCAGCAACAAGCCCTGTGCAAGCAAATGTGGGTTAG
- a CDS encoding RNA polymerase sigma factor FliA: MASNEAGLYSKSGQQFNQQLIEQYTGLVKRIAHHLAARLPSQVQLDDLLQAGMIGLLEAAKKYDGSKGATFETYAGIRVRGAMLDEIRKGDWVPRSVHRNSRRITEAISALEARLGRDAKDSEIAEELGLGLTEYHQLLSDTASSRLFSFEELLSSQDGRHTWVADQQQSSPPTKHQTEQFKKALANAIATLPEREQLLLSLYYDEELNLKEIGMVLGVSESRVSQLHSQAAARLRARLNDWAVE, encoded by the coding sequence ATGGCGTCGAATGAAGCAGGTTTGTATTCAAAGTCAGGACAACAATTTAACCAGCAATTAATTGAGCAGTATACTGGTTTAGTGAAGCGAATTGCCCATCATTTGGCAGCACGATTACCTTCGCAGGTGCAGTTGGATGATTTATTACAAGCGGGCATGATCGGCCTGTTAGAAGCTGCCAAAAAATACGATGGGAGCAAAGGTGCGACCTTTGAAACCTATGCTGGAATTCGAGTTCGTGGTGCGATGTTGGATGAAATTCGCAAAGGAGATTGGGTACCACGTTCTGTTCATCGTAATAGTCGACGGATTACTGAAGCGATCAGTGCTTTAGAAGCAAGGTTGGGACGAGACGCAAAAGATTCTGAAATTGCAGAAGAATTAGGATTAGGCTTAACTGAATACCATCAGCTGTTAAGTGATACAGCTTCAAGTCGGCTATTTAGTTTTGAAGAGTTACTGAGTAGCCAAGATGGAAGACATACTTGGGTAGCGGATCAACAACAATCGTCGCCGCCAACCAAGCATCAAACTGAGCAGTTTAAAAAAGCACTGGCTAATGCCATTGCCACGCTACCGGAACGAGAGCAATTATTGCTTTCTCTTTATTATGACGAAGAGCTTAACCTCAAGGAAATTGGCATGGTATTGGGGGTGAGTGAGTCTCGCGTCAGTCAGCTTCACAGTCAAGCAGCCGCTCGACTTCGAGCTCGCCTGAATGACTGGGCAGTTGAATAG
- a CDS encoding MinD/ParA family protein, which yields MIRHPVQVVAVTGAKGGVGKTNVAVNLSIALAELGRRVMLLDADLGLANVDILLGLSPTRNMADVLEGRCDLKDIILPGPGGVRIIPASSGTQKMTELSSQEHAGMISAFSELSHQLDMLIIDTAAGISDTVISFVRAAQELIIVVTDEPTSITDAYAMIKLLHRDYGLLRFRIVANMVRSQQEGHNIFNKLVNVTDRFLEVALQYLGAIPWDEAVRKAVLRQRAVIDAYPRSKAAVAIRALAQKVDAFPLPSSPRGHLEFFIENLVAGEAGR from the coding sequence ATGATCAGACATCCAGTACAAGTCGTAGCGGTGACAGGAGCAAAAGGGGGCGTAGGTAAAACAAATGTAGCGGTAAATTTAAGTATTGCGTTGGCTGAACTAGGGCGTCGGGTGATGTTATTGGATGCCGATTTAGGGCTGGCAAATGTGGACATTTTACTGGGATTATCGCCTACTCGAAATATGGCTGATGTATTGGAAGGCCGCTGTGATTTAAAAGATATTATTCTCCCTGGCCCTGGTGGCGTACGTATTATTCCTGCTTCTTCTGGTACCCAAAAAATGACTGAATTGAGTTCGCAAGAACATGCAGGGATGATTTCTGCGTTCAGTGAGCTTAGCCATCAGTTGGACATGCTAATTATTGATACCGCTGCGGGTATTTCTGACACGGTTATTAGCTTTGTGCGGGCTGCGCAAGAACTCATTATTGTCGTTACCGATGAACCCACTTCCATAACTGATGCTTATGCCATGATTAAGCTATTGCACCGTGATTATGGCTTATTGCGGTTTCGAATCGTGGCCAATATGGTGAGATCCCAGCAGGAGGGCCATAATATATTTAATAAACTGGTCAATGTAACCGACCGATTTTTAGAAGTGGCGCTGCAATATTTGGGTGCTATACCGTGGGATGAGGCTGTACGGAAAGCGGTCTTGCGCCAACGCGCGGTTATCGATGCTTATCCTCGCTCTAAAGCGGCCGTGGCAATTAGAGCACTGGCACAAAAAGTGGACGCCTTTCCCCTTCCGTCATCTCCTCGTGGGCATTTAGAATTTTTTATTGAAAACCTGGTGGCTGGTGAGGCTGGTCGATAG
- the cheY gene encoding chemotaxis response regulator CheY, whose amino-acid sequence MKILIVDDFSTMRRIIKNLLRDLGFTNTSEADDGQTALPMLQSGGFDFLVTDWNMPGMTGIDLLKAVRADPKLNSLPVLMVTAEAKRDQIIEAAQAGVNGYVVKPFTAAVLKEKIEKIFERVEAGG is encoded by the coding sequence ATGAAAATTCTAATCGTAGATGATTTTTCTACGATGAGGCGGATCATAAAAAATCTGCTTCGTGACTTGGGTTTTACAAATACGTCAGAAGCAGATGATGGGCAAACCGCTCTACCGATGTTGCAAAGTGGTGGTTTTGATTTTCTGGTGACTGACTGGAATATGCCAGGTATGACTGGCATTGATTTACTTAAAGCAGTTAGAGCAGACCCAAAATTAAATTCACTGCCTGTTTTAATGGTAACTGCCGAGGCCAAGCGGGATCAAATTATTGAAGCAGCTCAGGCAGGTGTGAATGGCTATGTAGTAAAACCTTTTACTGCTGCAGTGTTAAAGGAGAAAATCGAAAAGATTTTTGAGCGTGTTGAAGCAGGTGGTTAA
- a CDS encoding protein phosphatase CheZ, which translates to MSLLDKLKDHAPTEFEVSLKEQAQKMVEHLEKGNLKDAIEIIHEINEVRDKSLYQEVGRLTRALHESIRNFHVEAGLAGDDKEAMSDMVDASDRLEYVTKMTETAANTTMDLVDNCMPIVDELKSDAHSLRDEWTKIRKRQMNPDEFRKLYKQMDEFLDRSEKQVNEVHSNLTEILVAQNYQDLTGQVIKKVVELVQQVEDSLVDLVRMAGQVDKLTGTEHEISAIKEDSIAAEGPQIKAEERVDVVSGQDDVDDLLSSLGF; encoded by the coding sequence ATGTCGCTGCTCGATAAATTAAAAGACCATGCGCCCACTGAGTTTGAAGTGAGCCTGAAAGAACAGGCTCAAAAAATGGTGGAGCATTTGGAAAAAGGCAATTTAAAAGATGCCATCGAAATCATCCATGAAATTAATGAAGTTAGAGATAAAAGCCTGTATCAGGAAGTAGGTCGGCTGACGAGAGCACTACATGAATCCATCCGAAATTTTCATGTGGAGGCAGGATTAGCAGGTGATGATAAAGAAGCGATGTCTGACATGGTTGATGCTTCTGACCGTTTAGAATACGTAACAAAAATGACCGAGACAGCGGCAAATACCACCATGGATTTGGTTGATAACTGTATGCCGATTGTTGATGAATTAAAATCAGATGCTCACAGTTTAAGGGATGAATGGACTAAAATTCGCAAGCGGCAAATGAATCCTGATGAATTTAGAAAACTCTATAAACAAATGGATGAATTTTTAGATCGCAGTGAAAAACAAGTTAATGAAGTCCATAGTAATTTAACCGAAATTTTAGTTGCACAAAACTATCAGGATTTAACTGGACAAGTTATTAAAAAAGTCGTTGAGCTTGTTCAACAAGTAGAAGACAGTTTGGTTGATTTAGTTAGAATGGCTGGTCAGGTAGATAAACTGACGGGTACTGAGCATGAAATATCCGCAATCAAAGAAGATTCTATTGCTGCCGAAGGCCCACAAATAAAAGCAGAGGAACGGGTCGATGTTGTATCAGGCCAAGATGATGTTGATGACTTGCTTTCTAGTTTGGGGTTTTAG
- a CDS encoding chemotaxis protein CheA, giving the protein MSFEADEDILQDFLVEAGEILELLSEQLVDLENRPDDMDLLNAIFRGFHTVKGGAGFLQLNNLVDCCHVAENVFDILRNGQRSVSTELMDVVLQALDTINEMFSQVRDRVEPTPADPQLLKALADLAQPEGAAPAAEAPAPEPPPPQPAAPAPTAAPSESPAAGGEGEDITDAEFEKLLNAVAEEPTATAKESAKPAASVAGGDEITEDEFEALLDQLHGSGPVSTPGAPAQPEVSETPPPAPEPTSAKSPPSGSDEITEDEFEALLDELHGGKPPGGGAEAVPPPAVKQPAAPESAAPAAAAKPESDLITEAEFESLLDELQGKTPAAAAPQPEAAKPSAAPPQPQPAAAAAKPEPPAAPPPSPPRQPPPAAPEARQPAAGGGKPAQAKEAPAAEATVRVDTARLDDIMNMVGELVLVRNRLVRLGNKSGDEVLSKAVANLDVVTGDLQLSVMKTRMQPIKKVFGRFPRVVRDLARSLKKEINLELEGEETDLDKNLVEALADPLVHLVRNAVDHGIESPEDREKSGKSRKGTVVLSAQQEGDHILLSIADDGAGMDPDKLRGIAVSRGLYEQDAADRLSDNECYNLIFAPGFSTKTEITDISGRGVGMDVVKNKISQLNGTINIDSVKGEGSKLVIKVPLTLAIMPTLMVMLENQAFALPLVSVNEIFHLDLSKTNVVDGQEVVIVREKALPLFHLKRWLINGSRFDDGGKTEAHVVVVSVGTQRVGFVVDQLIGQEEVVIKPLGQTLQGTPGMAGATITGDGRIALILDVPSLLKEYA; this is encoded by the coding sequence ATGAGTTTTGAGGCTGATGAAGACATCCTACAGGACTTTTTGGTTGAAGCTGGAGAAATCTTAGAACTGCTGTCAGAACAGCTGGTCGATCTGGAAAATCGACCTGATGATATGGACTTACTAAATGCCATTTTCCGTGGGTTTCATACTGTTAAAGGAGGGGCTGGTTTTCTTCAGTTGAATAATCTTGTTGATTGCTGTCATGTTGCAGAAAATGTTTTCGATATTTTACGTAATGGTCAACGGTCAGTTTCTACGGAATTAATGGATGTTGTTTTACAGGCACTTGATACCATCAACGAAATGTTCAGCCAGGTACGTGACCGGGTTGAGCCTACACCTGCTGACCCTCAGTTATTAAAAGCGCTGGCTGATTTAGCTCAACCTGAAGGTGCTGCACCTGCTGCAGAGGCCCCTGCACCAGAGCCTCCTCCACCTCAACCAGCAGCCCCTGCGCCAACCGCTGCACCTTCGGAATCACCGGCAGCTGGGGGGGAGGGGGAAGATATTACGGATGCGGAGTTTGAAAAACTGTTGAATGCGGTGGCAGAAGAGCCTACAGCCACTGCCAAAGAGTCTGCAAAGCCAGCAGCTTCAGTGGCTGGGGGTGATGAAATCACGGAAGATGAGTTTGAAGCATTACTAGATCAATTGCATGGTAGTGGCCCGGTGAGTACTCCAGGAGCCCCAGCCCAACCAGAAGTATCTGAAACACCTCCTCCTGCACCAGAACCTACATCAGCCAAATCACCTCCCAGTGGCAGTGATGAAATTACTGAGGATGAGTTTGAAGCACTGCTCGATGAGCTGCATGGTGGTAAACCTCCGGGTGGTGGTGCAGAGGCGGTACCACCACCAGCAGTAAAGCAGCCAGCTGCACCTGAGTCGGCAGCTCCTGCGGCGGCTGCCAAACCAGAAAGTGACCTAATCACTGAAGCGGAATTTGAAAGCTTGCTGGATGAGCTGCAAGGAAAAACTCCAGCGGCGGCTGCACCTCAACCTGAAGCAGCAAAGCCATCAGCAGCACCTCCTCAACCTCAGCCGGCCGCTGCTGCAGCCAAGCCAGAGCCACCTGCTGCTCCACCACCATCACCTCCTAGGCAACCACCACCAGCTGCACCTGAAGCCCGTCAACCAGCAGCAGGTGGTGGTAAACCTGCACAGGCCAAAGAGGCACCTGCCGCAGAGGCAACGGTAAGGGTGGATACGGCCCGGTTAGATGACATCATGAATATGGTAGGTGAGCTGGTTTTGGTGAGAAACCGGCTGGTCAGGTTAGGCAATAAAAGCGGGGATGAAGTGTTATCTAAAGCAGTGGCTAATTTGGATGTGGTGACCGGTGACTTGCAGCTATCGGTAATGAAAACCAGGATGCAACCGATTAAGAAAGTGTTTGGTCGCTTTCCTCGAGTCGTACGTGACTTGGCTAGAAGTTTAAAAAAAGAAATTAACTTAGAGCTTGAAGGGGAAGAAACTGACTTAGATAAAAACTTGGTAGAGGCCCTCGCTGACCCGTTAGTGCATTTGGTAAGAAATGCTGTGGATCATGGTATTGAGTCTCCAGAAGATCGAGAAAAATCAGGTAAATCACGCAAAGGTACCGTGGTGTTATCGGCTCAACAGGAGGGTGATCATATTTTACTTTCCATTGCAGATGACGGCGCTGGAATGGACCCAGACAAATTAAGAGGGATTGCTGTATCACGAGGATTGTACGAACAAGATGCTGCTGATCGATTATCTGATAACGAGTGCTATAACTTAATTTTTGCCCCTGGCTTTTCAACAAAAACAGAAATCACTGATATTTCTGGCCGTGGGGTAGGTATGGATGTTGTTAAAAATAAAATTTCCCAATTAAATGGCACCATTAATATTGATTCAGTTAAAGGTGAAGGATCAAAACTTGTCATCAAAGTGCCATTGACCCTGGCAATTATGCCAACCTTAATGGTAATGCTGGAAAATCAGGCATTTGCCTTACCTCTGGTGAGTGTGAATGAAATTTTTCATTTGGATTTATCAAAAACCAATGTCGTGGATGGTCAAGAAGTAGTGATTGTTAGAGAAAAAGCTTTACCTTTATTTCACTTAAAACGTTGGTTAATTAATGGCAGTCGGTTTGATGATGGAGGGAAAACGGAGGCGCATGTGGTTGTCGTATCTGTAGGCACACAGCGAGTAGGGTTTGTTGTTGACCAATTAATCGGCCAGGAAGAAGTTGTGATTAAACCTTTGGGGCAGACGTTGCAGGGAACACCTGGCATGGCTGGTGCCACCATTACGGGTGATGGACGAATCGCATTAATTTTGGATGTTCCTAGTCTACTAAAAGAGTATGCATAA